The Tenebrio molitor chromosome 5, icTenMoli1.1, whole genome shotgun sequence genome has a segment encoding these proteins:
- the LOC138130592 gene encoding folliculin-interacting protein 2 isoform X2: MVFGSVAMSFRGTYFKMHSLESPNRLMFTQVFSSPRLASHGRVSVSSRSDPHSLEHSKLDDSGASSTNSMSEHLSVHSTASDTVLVCRRHHSTPLDVPAANSVSVSIPSLIGDSGCCGDHSYTNVCNGPPSMWGSVCGDNGTSTMSLSSGNLYKRWLRRNSTSLENSGQSLANSGSIQEGDNVRSHHRGSKLGLALILHLTSGQEEELSQFLMEHVALLESMLWRARQVVEIASVKLQNFTSLMAEMAHFSAQYLVNLLSGSYLSMNLWLSLSSGCDNYNSISAFSASVSDRNAPVFTPELVESQRADLSSSNSSNSSCSTGMLKENDSSGDFHLFNFAKFLKTDPFNIRKNLFGESRIITAEKFVQDFCELLEDVDVKDTNFFMSTLLTAVLTYHLGWVNTCLPSTSNTALQSRHPFNPLWGEFSDLYGAVGHPTKIAQTIITGTNKKDLISKILLSMTYFIRCCDVDRRVPIRADVQEENRMVETICRQYSCIPKENYKKYEDHLKEIMNCNKDFFTNCNNNNNYCYKNNELEVSLRESVPVLKKSSGLTKTQTCLGDLSNLVKEDVPESRFDSSLTEPHTLKYENKFKSLYPNLAAVDTLENTKHESAIPSSDEIMKKVNTLCRVPSSTVLCHMDRKISDGIVEHRSQPHIINMEKQMRSNDLKSNVDMSGSTISNAPEKNRDVVFVLGEDEQLVGIKKESKTVDTPQESNSCIKQRPTYLNLSKHLLQVKNSSYNSFHDSDFTENLDNSLIKPSTSWSPSADKQVGEQPQKANGESRNTYSKKHPRSQSEPPDDRKSEDAKKKSKYRYSGVKFNLQQYPQILSNYMKSKNVEISNLHFGDKSLKLDELSSLSDTIISKYPELDEDYEEGEALQTPSNASELEFTSDLFVAPSTANQTKESNVDSPLNLLCSQHIPNTIIEESEKNCDENVKTVRKYSTSCSSYKMKVTNLPMPKSKFYKSMINPVRYTSSLMRAASDSYMPDMVLQGPIVPKQDWESKLKSDLALASQHSLIDQPVEEAVAVIANTDTWEVQLMSSHTFLIDKGSSGIRIGMSQLVSNMLESLLQMWKLKVPPHFCLMHIEQTLQELCMRSKALAELLLATEFCNMEQLTSTLHLEVNDVPLLLAVASTHSPQVTQKYGLSFQ; encoded by the exons ATGGTGTTCGGATCGGTAGCAATGAGTTTTAGGGGAACATACTTCAAAATGCACAGTTTAGAGTCCCCGAACCGACTTATGTTTACGCAG GTGTTTTCTAGTCCTCGACTTGCAAGCCACGGTCGAGTTTCCGTTTCTAGTCGTAGTGATCCTCATAGCCTCGAACATTCCAAATTAGACGATTCGGGTGCCAGCAGTACGAATTCCATGAGCGAACATTTGTCAGTACATAGCACAGCTTCGGATACTGTTTTGG TTTGCAGACGTCATCACAGTACGCCTTTAGATGTTCCCGCTGCAAACAGTGTTTCAGTGTCAATTCCAAGTCTGATCGGGGATTCAGGTTGTTGCGGTGATCACTCGTACACCAATGTCTGTAATGGGCCCCCATCTATGTGGGGATCGGTGTGTGGTGACAATG GTACCTCGACAATGTCATTGTCTTCCGGCAACTTGTACAAAAGATGGTTACGAAGAAACAGTACGTCACTGGAAAACTCAGGACAGTCTCTTGCCAATTCGGGGTCGATCCAGGAGGGGGACAACGTGAGGTCTCACCACCGCGGCAGTAAACTGGGACTCGCGCTTATTCTGCACCTCACGTCTGGACAAGAAGA GGAGCTAAGTCAATTCCTCATGGAGCACGTGGCGCTTTTAGAGTCCATGCTGTGGCGAGCCCGTCAAGTAGTCGAAATTGCTTCCGTCAAGTTGCAAAATTTTACTTCTCTGATGGCGGAGATGGCACACTTCTCGGCCCAATACCTAGTCAATCTGCTCTCTGGTTCATACCTTTCCATGAATTTGTGGCTGTCGCTGTCAAGTGGCTGTGATAATTACAACAGTATTAGTGCATTTAGTGCTTCAGTTAGTGATAGGAACGCACCGGTGTTCACACCAGAACTGGTTGAATCGCAACGGGCAGATTTGAGTAGTTCTAATAGTTCGAATAGTTCGTGCAGCACTGGAATGTTGAAAGAAAACGACAGTAGTGgtgattttcatttgtttaactTTGCCAAGTTTTTAAAGACAGATCCGTTTAATATTAGAAAGAATTTATTCGGTGAGAGTAGAATTATAACGGCTGAGAAGTTCGTGCAGGACTTTTGTGAGCTATTAGAAGATGTTGACGTTAAGGATACCAACTT TTTTATGAGTACGCTGCTGACAGCCGTTTTGACGTACCATTTGGGCTGGGTGAACACTTGTCTACCTTCAACATCCAACACTGCTCTGCAATCTAGACATCCTTTTAACCCTCTCTGGGGTGAATTCAGCGATCTTTACGGAGCTGTAGGCCATCCAACAAAAATAGCTCAAACTATTATTACTGGAACCAATAAAAAGGATCTGATTTCGAAAATATTACTGTCTATGACATATTTTATCCGTTGCTGTGATGTAGATAGAAGAGTGCCAATACGTGCCGACGTTCAGGAAGAGAATCGCATGGTGGAAACAATTTGTCGTCAATACTCCTGCATTCCcaaagaaaattataaaaagtacGAGGATCACTTGAAAGAAATTATGAATTgtaacaaagatttttttactaattgtaacaacaataacaattattgttaCAAAAACAATGAGTTGGAAGTGTCTTTGAGAGAAAGTGTGCCAGTGTTGAAAAAATCGAGTGGACTGACTAAAACACAAACTTGTTTGGGAGATCTATCAAATTTGGTAAAAGAAGATGTTCCAGAATCTCGTTTTGACTCGAGTCTAACAGAACCACATACGTTGAAAtacgaaaataaattcaagtcTTTGTATCCTAACTTAGCAGCTGTTGACACGTTGGAAAACACTAAACACGAAAGCGCAATTCCGAGTAGCGACGAGATTATGAAAAAAGTTAATACATTATGTAGAGTTCCAAGTAGTACAGTTCTTTGTCATATGGACAGGAAAATAAGCGATGGAATAGTTGAACACAGGAGTCAGCCTCACATTATTAacatggaaaaacaaatgcgGAGCAATGATTTAAAATCTAACGTAGACATGTCAGGTTCTACAATTTCGAATGCACCTGAGAAAAATAGAGACGTGGTATTTGTTTTGGGTGAGGACGAGCAGCTTGTaggaattaaaaaagaaagtaAAACCGTCGATACCCCTCAAGAATCCAATTCGTGTATAAAACAAAGGCCAACATATTTAAATCTATCCAAACATTTACTTCAAGTTAAAAACAGTTCCTACAATAGCTTTCATGATTCTGATTTTACGGAGAATCTCGACAACTCTTTGATAAAACCAAGTACTTCATGGTCTCCATCCGCTGATAAACAAGTCGGAGAGCAGCCACAAAAAGCGAACGGTGAAAGCAGGAATACGTACTCGAAGAAACACCCACGCTCACAGAGTGAACCTCCTGACGACAGAAAATCAGAAGATGCTAAAAAGAAATCGAAATATCGTTACTCAGGCGTAAAATTTAACTTGCAACAATATCCTCAGATCCTGTCAAATTATATGAAGAGTAAAAACGTGGAAATTTCTAACTTGCACTTCGGTGACAAGAGCTTAAAGCTTGACGAGTTATCATCGTTGAGCGACACCATCATTTCGAAGTATCCAGAACTGGATGAAGATTACGAAGAAGGGGAAGCACTGCAAACGCCATCAAATGCGTCTGAATTAGAATTTACCAGTGACTTGTTTGTGGCACCCTCCACTGCAAATCAAACAAAAGAATCAAACGTAGATTCGccgttaaatttattatgtaGTCAGCACATACCAAATACAATAATTGAAGAATCGGAGAAAAATTGTGATGAAAACGTGAAGACTGTACGTAAATATTCAACTAGTTGCTCGTCTTACAAAATGAAAGTTACTAATCTACCTATGCCAAA gtcgaaattttataaatctatgATTAATCCTGTCAGATATACTTCTTCATTGATGAGGGCAGCTAGTGACAGTTACATGCCTGATATGGTGCTCCAAGGACCAATTGTGCCAAAGCAAGATTGGgagtcaaaattaaaaagtgatTTGGCTTTGGCAAGCCAACATTCCCTTATCGATCAGCCAGTAGAAGAGGCCGTGGCTGTCATTGCTAACACAGATACTTG GGAAGTGCAGCTTATGTCCAGTCATACATTTCTAATAGACAAAGGGTCATCCGGTATCAGAATTGGAATGTCTCAGTTGGTTTCAAATATGTTGGAATCTCTACTGCAAATGTGGAAGCTGAAAGTCCCGCCCCATTTT TGCCTCATGCACATAGAGCAAACACTTCAAGAACTGTGTATGCGATCAAAGGCTCTTGCTGAACTCTTGTTGGCTACTGAATTTTGTAATATGGAACAGTTGACGTCTACACTCCATCTGGAAGTTAATGACGTGCCTTTGTTGTTGGCTGTAGCTTCTACGCATTCGCCTCAAGTAACCCAAAAATATGGCCTCAGCTTTcagtaa
- the LOC138130595 gene encoding glyoxylate/hydroxypyruvate reductase A-like, producing MALTVPVLSKVPNLLKELVKAVPNVNFHYVDDPEKDSSFKKSEIIIADFDLLCNYLYELPNTKWVQGTWAGIDKLIPQIESSKPIPFQMTRFTGEHFGKLMGEYVVANIVNHERNFFELKNHQQKQQWHREGKVTDYRAISDLTVGVLGLGHIGNRVGKLLHFLGAEVLAFGRRLTLPTEGDYCHISKYYTKETLPLMLTECDYIVSVLPQTHETNGLLEKDILKNCADKQSVLINIGRSNIISEDSLIRAINNKWLSAVILDVFDVEPLPESSALWKMDRVFITPHVSGMTRAKDVAEQFCSNLNLYKKNLPLPAVIDFTKGY from the exons atggCCCTAACTGTACCTGTTTTAAGTAAGGTTCccaatttattaaaagaatTAGTAAAAGCAGTACCCAATGTAAATTTTCATTATGTTGATGATCCAG AGAAAGATTcatcttttaaaaaatcggAAATAATAATAGCCGACTTTGACTTGCTGTGTAATTATTTGTATGAATTACCAAACACTAAGTGGGTTCAAGGAACATGGGCAGGCATAGACAAGCTTATTCCACAAATTGAAAGTTCAAAACCAATACCGTTTCAAATGACTCGATTTACGGGCGAACACTTTGGAAAACTCATGGGTGAATATGTGGTAGCGAATATTGTAAATCACGAAAGAAACTTTTTTGAACTGAAAAATCATCAGCAAAAACAACAGTGGCACCGCGAAGGAAAGGTAACCGATTATCGCGCAATTTCAGATTTAACAGTGGGTGTACTCGGTTTGGGTCATATTGGCAATCGAG TTGGAAAGCTGTTGCATTTTCTAGGTGCTGAAGTACTAGCCTTTGGCAGACGACTAACATTGCCAACTGAGGGTGATTATTGTCATATATCCAAATACTACACAAAAGAAACGTTACCACTGATGTTAACTGAATGTGACTATATTGTCAGCGTACTACCACAAACACACGAAACAAATGGTTTACTAGAGAaagatattttgaaaaattgtgcAG ATAAACAGAGCGTATTGATTAATATCGGGAGAAGCAACATTATATCTGAAGATTCATTAATTAGagcgataaataataaatggttGTCTGCCGTCATTTTGGATGTATTTGATGTGGAACCCTTACCTGAAAGTAGTGCTCTTTGGAAAATGGACCGa GTATTTATTACGCCACATGTGTCAGGAATGACTAGAGCGAAAGATGTTGCAGAACAATTTTGTTCCAACTTGAATTTATACAAGAAAAACTTACCTCTCCCTGCTGTCATAGATTTTACCAAGGGTTATTAA
- the LOC138130592 gene encoding folliculin-interacting protein 2 isoform X1 produces MALFNKLFSNRRGTHNKHQDNVSEKFFAFSKDQVRVVLFRECDFRGRRLLFDSNSVTKIPVSFTKSGEIIKAPEDDKFSEISNGYGYVYTKPQPDFNQLAEMVFGSVAMSFRGTYFKMHSLESPNRLMFTQVFSSPRLASHGRVSVSSRSDPHSLEHSKLDDSGASSTNSMSEHLSVHSTASDTVLVCRRHHSTPLDVPAANSVSVSIPSLIGDSGCCGDHSYTNVCNGPPSMWGSVCGDNGTSTMSLSSGNLYKRWLRRNSTSLENSGQSLANSGSIQEGDNVRSHHRGSKLGLALILHLTSGQEEELSQFLMEHVALLESMLWRARQVVEIASVKLQNFTSLMAEMAHFSAQYLVNLLSGSYLSMNLWLSLSSGCDNYNSISAFSASVSDRNAPVFTPELVESQRADLSSSNSSNSSCSTGMLKENDSSGDFHLFNFAKFLKTDPFNIRKNLFGESRIITAEKFVQDFCELLEDVDVKDTNFFMSTLLTAVLTYHLGWVNTCLPSTSNTALQSRHPFNPLWGEFSDLYGAVGHPTKIAQTIITGTNKKDLISKILLSMTYFIRCCDVDRRVPIRADVQEENRMVETICRQYSCIPKENYKKYEDHLKEIMNCNKDFFTNCNNNNNYCYKNNELEVSLRESVPVLKKSSGLTKTQTCLGDLSNLVKEDVPESRFDSSLTEPHTLKYENKFKSLYPNLAAVDTLENTKHESAIPSSDEIMKKVNTLCRVPSSTVLCHMDRKISDGIVEHRSQPHIINMEKQMRSNDLKSNVDMSGSTISNAPEKNRDVVFVLGEDEQLVGIKKESKTVDTPQESNSCIKQRPTYLNLSKHLLQVKNSSYNSFHDSDFTENLDNSLIKPSTSWSPSADKQVGEQPQKANGESRNTYSKKHPRSQSEPPDDRKSEDAKKKSKYRYSGVKFNLQQYPQILSNYMKSKNVEISNLHFGDKSLKLDELSSLSDTIISKYPELDEDYEEGEALQTPSNASELEFTSDLFVAPSTANQTKESNVDSPLNLLCSQHIPNTIIEESEKNCDENVKTVRKYSTSCSSYKMKVTNLPMPKSKFYKSMINPVRYTSSLMRAASDSYMPDMVLQGPIVPKQDWESKLKSDLALASQHSLIDQPVEEAVAVIANTDTWEVQLMSSHTFLIDKGSSGIRIGMSQLVSNMLESLLQMWKLKVPPHFCLMHIEQTLQELCMRSKALAELLLATEFCNMEQLTSTLHLEVNDVPLLLAVASTHSPQVTQKYGLSFQ; encoded by the exons ATGGCCCTATTCAATAAACTATTTTCAAACCGTAGGGGCACACACAATAAACACCAAGATAATGTCAG tgAGAAATTTTTTGCATTTAGTAAGGACCAAGTTCGAGTGGTATTATTTAGAGAATGCGACTTTAGAGGTCGCAGACTTTTGTTTGATTCAAACTCAGTCACGAAAATCCCGGTCAGTTTCACAAAATCCGGTGAAATTATCAAGGCCCCAGAAGATGATAAATTTTCTGAGATTTCAAATGGATATGGTTATGTC TACACAAAGCCTCAACCCGACTTCAACCAACTCGCGGAAATGGTGTTCGGATCGGTAGCAATGAGTTTTAGGGGAACATACTTCAAAATGCACAGTTTAGAGTCCCCGAACCGACTTATGTTTACGCAG GTGTTTTCTAGTCCTCGACTTGCAAGCCACGGTCGAGTTTCCGTTTCTAGTCGTAGTGATCCTCATAGCCTCGAACATTCCAAATTAGACGATTCGGGTGCCAGCAGTACGAATTCCATGAGCGAACATTTGTCAGTACATAGCACAGCTTCGGATACTGTTTTGG TTTGCAGACGTCATCACAGTACGCCTTTAGATGTTCCCGCTGCAAACAGTGTTTCAGTGTCAATTCCAAGTCTGATCGGGGATTCAGGTTGTTGCGGTGATCACTCGTACACCAATGTCTGTAATGGGCCCCCATCTATGTGGGGATCGGTGTGTGGTGACAATG GTACCTCGACAATGTCATTGTCTTCCGGCAACTTGTACAAAAGATGGTTACGAAGAAACAGTACGTCACTGGAAAACTCAGGACAGTCTCTTGCCAATTCGGGGTCGATCCAGGAGGGGGACAACGTGAGGTCTCACCACCGCGGCAGTAAACTGGGACTCGCGCTTATTCTGCACCTCACGTCTGGACAAGAAGA GGAGCTAAGTCAATTCCTCATGGAGCACGTGGCGCTTTTAGAGTCCATGCTGTGGCGAGCCCGTCAAGTAGTCGAAATTGCTTCCGTCAAGTTGCAAAATTTTACTTCTCTGATGGCGGAGATGGCACACTTCTCGGCCCAATACCTAGTCAATCTGCTCTCTGGTTCATACCTTTCCATGAATTTGTGGCTGTCGCTGTCAAGTGGCTGTGATAATTACAACAGTATTAGTGCATTTAGTGCTTCAGTTAGTGATAGGAACGCACCGGTGTTCACACCAGAACTGGTTGAATCGCAACGGGCAGATTTGAGTAGTTCTAATAGTTCGAATAGTTCGTGCAGCACTGGAATGTTGAAAGAAAACGACAGTAGTGgtgattttcatttgtttaactTTGCCAAGTTTTTAAAGACAGATCCGTTTAATATTAGAAAGAATTTATTCGGTGAGAGTAGAATTATAACGGCTGAGAAGTTCGTGCAGGACTTTTGTGAGCTATTAGAAGATGTTGACGTTAAGGATACCAACTT TTTTATGAGTACGCTGCTGACAGCCGTTTTGACGTACCATTTGGGCTGGGTGAACACTTGTCTACCTTCAACATCCAACACTGCTCTGCAATCTAGACATCCTTTTAACCCTCTCTGGGGTGAATTCAGCGATCTTTACGGAGCTGTAGGCCATCCAACAAAAATAGCTCAAACTATTATTACTGGAACCAATAAAAAGGATCTGATTTCGAAAATATTACTGTCTATGACATATTTTATCCGTTGCTGTGATGTAGATAGAAGAGTGCCAATACGTGCCGACGTTCAGGAAGAGAATCGCATGGTGGAAACAATTTGTCGTCAATACTCCTGCATTCCcaaagaaaattataaaaagtacGAGGATCACTTGAAAGAAATTATGAATTgtaacaaagatttttttactaattgtaacaacaataacaattattgttaCAAAAACAATGAGTTGGAAGTGTCTTTGAGAGAAAGTGTGCCAGTGTTGAAAAAATCGAGTGGACTGACTAAAACACAAACTTGTTTGGGAGATCTATCAAATTTGGTAAAAGAAGATGTTCCAGAATCTCGTTTTGACTCGAGTCTAACAGAACCACATACGTTGAAAtacgaaaataaattcaagtcTTTGTATCCTAACTTAGCAGCTGTTGACACGTTGGAAAACACTAAACACGAAAGCGCAATTCCGAGTAGCGACGAGATTATGAAAAAAGTTAATACATTATGTAGAGTTCCAAGTAGTACAGTTCTTTGTCATATGGACAGGAAAATAAGCGATGGAATAGTTGAACACAGGAGTCAGCCTCACATTATTAacatggaaaaacaaatgcgGAGCAATGATTTAAAATCTAACGTAGACATGTCAGGTTCTACAATTTCGAATGCACCTGAGAAAAATAGAGACGTGGTATTTGTTTTGGGTGAGGACGAGCAGCTTGTaggaattaaaaaagaaagtaAAACCGTCGATACCCCTCAAGAATCCAATTCGTGTATAAAACAAAGGCCAACATATTTAAATCTATCCAAACATTTACTTCAAGTTAAAAACAGTTCCTACAATAGCTTTCATGATTCTGATTTTACGGAGAATCTCGACAACTCTTTGATAAAACCAAGTACTTCATGGTCTCCATCCGCTGATAAACAAGTCGGAGAGCAGCCACAAAAAGCGAACGGTGAAAGCAGGAATACGTACTCGAAGAAACACCCACGCTCACAGAGTGAACCTCCTGACGACAGAAAATCAGAAGATGCTAAAAAGAAATCGAAATATCGTTACTCAGGCGTAAAATTTAACTTGCAACAATATCCTCAGATCCTGTCAAATTATATGAAGAGTAAAAACGTGGAAATTTCTAACTTGCACTTCGGTGACAAGAGCTTAAAGCTTGACGAGTTATCATCGTTGAGCGACACCATCATTTCGAAGTATCCAGAACTGGATGAAGATTACGAAGAAGGGGAAGCACTGCAAACGCCATCAAATGCGTCTGAATTAGAATTTACCAGTGACTTGTTTGTGGCACCCTCCACTGCAAATCAAACAAAAGAATCAAACGTAGATTCGccgttaaatttattatgtaGTCAGCACATACCAAATACAATAATTGAAGAATCGGAGAAAAATTGTGATGAAAACGTGAAGACTGTACGTAAATATTCAACTAGTTGCTCGTCTTACAAAATGAAAGTTACTAATCTACCTATGCCAAA gtcgaaattttataaatctatgATTAATCCTGTCAGATATACTTCTTCATTGATGAGGGCAGCTAGTGACAGTTACATGCCTGATATGGTGCTCCAAGGACCAATTGTGCCAAAGCAAGATTGGgagtcaaaattaaaaagtgatTTGGCTTTGGCAAGCCAACATTCCCTTATCGATCAGCCAGTAGAAGAGGCCGTGGCTGTCATTGCTAACACAGATACTTG GGAAGTGCAGCTTATGTCCAGTCATACATTTCTAATAGACAAAGGGTCATCCGGTATCAGAATTGGAATGTCTCAGTTGGTTTCAAATATGTTGGAATCTCTACTGCAAATGTGGAAGCTGAAAGTCCCGCCCCATTTT TGCCTCATGCACATAGAGCAAACACTTCAAGAACTGTGTATGCGATCAAAGGCTCTTGCTGAACTCTTGTTGGCTACTGAATTTTGTAATATGGAACAGTTGACGTCTACACTCCATCTGGAAGTTAATGACGTGCCTTTGTTGTTGGCTGTAGCTTCTACGCATTCGCCTCAAGTAACCCAAAAATATGGCCTCAGCTTTcagtaa